The nucleotide window TAAAAGAAATTATGAAAGCCTTTAGTAATTGGCCCTAGTTTTATAGCCTTACAGCAGCAAAGAGAAGATGAAGAATTCTGCAGCAGCCAACTTATTCTAACTATAACCTTATTCCTCACAttctaatatctcaaatctctACCCCAAAGTTTCGTCAAACTATTGTAAAAAGTCCTCAACGTCTACTATCCATCCAAACCTTAGGAGGAGGTTCTAATAGCACATATAGGAGGAGAGCAAAGACTAGTAGTGATAGCATCATGCCGATAACACTAACATATTGTCTAAAAACAACCTAAGTTTTCATGCACCTATAAGCTTTGTTTCACGCTTCTATCTTCATTATTTCAAGTCTCGTAGTTATGATTTTAACTTAACAAACAATCGAGGTTATTTTCTTTCGATTTTATGCTTGGTTTTTTAAGTCTTATTCGTCAAAACTTTTATTCGAAAGATAGTAACGAATCACTAGATTGTCAAACTCGAACCTTATACAGATCAGATAATATCATAGCAATGTTCTTATGAATGGTGATCACGAGACATGGATACAAAAAGTCAAGTGAAGAGCTACAAGAGTTAGAGTTCATGCCATGATCACCCAAAAGAAGAAATACTAATGGGATGACGATCGATAACCCAACAGCCATGACTAACTTTATTGCCTAGATGATAGTACTAGCCCAACAGATGGAGATCGTCATTTGTTAGATGCAAGCCTAAAACAATCTTATAACAAAGAATAACAGAGTAAAGAATGTCACGACAAAGAAGAGAGTCGTCTCCATCCGAGATGTGCAACTATGAAAAAGACATTGAATATAACATCACAGCAAGAACTTGACTCTTTCGCATCGAGGCTCGCATTGACATACTATCCTATGACGGTTAGATTAATACTGAGGTATTAGACTAATGGATAGATCAACTTAATACTTATTTTGATCTATATGACTATAACATCGAGGATAGGGTGATGCTTGCAACTTAAGTTTATCATATATACTTTTGTTTGACAAAAAGTTTATCTTTGAACCAACAATGATGAAGATATGTCATGGACATAATTCAAAAAGCTCATACGAGATGAATTTTATCTTATGGAGTACATTGAAGGAAGATGGAGGAAGTGACACTACATATGCTAAGGAAGGGATCAATCCGTGTAAGAATACACTATCGAGTTTCAACAAAAAGCTATAACACTCCATATTTTCCTCGACAAGCACTCGACAACGATGAAATACATCACTAGCCTCCATGCCTAGATAAACATAGAATTGGGCCTCTTCAAAACTCACAACAGTAAATATGATGATAGTAACAATTgagaaaaagaatcaaacctATACCGAGAAGAATATGAAGAAGGCAAAAGGGAAGCGCTTAAAATATAAGACCAAGAGTAGTAAAActacatcttaaaaaaaaaaaaaaagatttgttaTGCAATTACTATAAAATTGTAGATCATACATTAAAGATGTGTTGGAAGGTTCACCCTGAACTCGTTTCGAAGAAGTGGAAGAAGAATAATCAAAATCGATGTATGGCGATCGCTACTATAGGAGATGATCAAATCAAACTAGCATCAGTTTTACACTTAGATCTAAATCTATCGTTGAAGGCTAGACTAAAAGCTACAAACTCAAATCCAACCCCTATTCCAAAAGTTTGAGAAAAATTATTTACTCTCAAGGTCCAAGTGAAATAAGAGGCCATCAATATAATCGTCGATACCAAAAGCTAAAAGAATTTCAACTCGATAAGCTTACTACAAATACTTGGACCAGAGACCACTTCTCATCTAAAGCCATATTCGCTGGGTGGATCCACAAAGACATCAAGATGAGGATCGATCATTAGTGCATATTCAAATTTATGATCACTAATAAGTACATCGATGATGTGACATGTGAGGTAATGCCCCTCAATATATGTTAAGTGTTTTTTTCGAGAGTCTATATTTGTGGGACTAAGAAGTCATCTACCATTGTTGCCCCCAATAATATATGTTCTTGAAGGACAAAAATAAgttcatcaataaaaatgattgAAGTGGACAGCTAATTGACCAAGTGATGATTGCTCAAGTAAAGAGGATGGTGAATGCATGCCGAAAGATTGAGCTCTTGATCTTCCAACTGATTACCGCAACAACACAAACATTAGCCTTAGCATCAGCCCATGAAATCATAAAAGATAAAGGCCTACAATAGCTTATCAATAAGTACTTAAGCTCTTTGAAGAACACAATGAACTTCCCCCACGACATGTAATGAAGCACGAAATCTAGCTTATCTCCAATGCCCCTTTGTTGAATCTTAGCATGTACAGGAGTTCGATGATAAAAGTAAAGAAATCTAAAGATAAGTTGCTAAGCTTATCGAGAGTGATATCATTTAGCCGAGTAATTCCCCTCATGACTCACCAATAGTGATGGTGCCAAAGAAAGATGAAGGTTAGCGCTTGTGTATCGACTATCATACCTTAAACAAGATCATGGTAAAGAACCGATACTCCTACTATAGATTGATGACTTGCTAGACCAACTACTACTTATCATGGTCTTCTTAAAGCAAGATCTTAAATTAGGATATTGGAGTATGAGAAGAATATACCTAAAGAAATAGGGTTCAAGACAAGGCAAGAATTATTGAAGTGGTTGGTGATGCCTTTACAATGCAACAGCAACCTTTATTTTCACATTCCAGCGGCCCAAAGCTCTACCCGAAGGTTTTGTATAGCTATTGTGTGAAGTCTTCGACACCTACTATCTACTATCCaaaccttaggaagatgttctagcaacaaagagagaaggaGAAGACTGAAGACCGACAGTGATCGCAGCCTACCAAGAGCATCGATATACTGTCCAAAAATAACTTATGTTTTTACATACACATAAGCTTTCTTTTATGTTTCTATTTTCATTATTTCAAATCTCATTGTTATGGCTTTACCTTAATAAGTAAAAGAGGTTATTTTCTTTCAATTTTACACTTAGTTTTTATGCGATAATTCTCTCCTCTACTTCTTAACTTGGGGTTATAAATAACCGAAAAagatttataaataattatctcCATATTAAATTAGTAGCTTATGTTTTATCGGTTGGTTTAAGCTAGTTTTTTATTGCATCGgagtgaaaaagaaaaatagaTTACTATTATAAATAAGTAATTGAAAGATGATTAATAATATAATTTCATATTGCTACTTAACCATATTAACTGTGATCAATTCGACTTTTACGCATCGTTACATCATTTACTAATCCGTCATCTTCTTTCCCATCATGTGGTTCAGTGGCAGCTCTTAACATGGTTCAAAGATCAAGAATGCAGGAAAGAATTTGTCTAAGTTTAATTTGTTATAATTGTCTCATGGTCATGAACTAACTTAACTATATTGCATAAGGATTATAAGTTGTGTTTGGCAACgtatttttaatatgtatttcAAAAAAAAAGTTTAGTAAATATATTGTTATGAAATATTTCGAGTATCGAGTGCATAATAGACGAAAACTGTGTTTTAAATGTGCTATAAGtgttgtttgataaaattatatttcaaaagtctattaaatatttttattataataatattttttaatatttctttaaaagtaaatatatatttttttatttaaattaatatataaataaataaaataaaagacatgaatatatgtaatattttaaaaaaatatggccTAGATATAGAAtaaattgaaaattaatcatataaatgaatgtaaaataatctttaaaaataaataaataaaaatttaaatttatgagAAAATGTACGACActgaaaatagagagagagagagaggattaggAGATGAGAATTAGAAATTCTATTATATATtgataatcttataattttagataatattatagggtacattaaaaattaaaaaataatattaatatcccGTAAATATTAAAATAGTAATATTATTCTAAGATATCATTGGTATTTAAATGTTTTTAATATAACATTCCgatcaaatatgattttaaaataatttcataaatattaatttttatatttcaaatgtgttctAAAACTTACCGTACTCCTGCATTTGAGAAGCTCCTCGATTGCAGACGTCGGTGGTGCGATGACGGGCGCAAGCATGGCCTTCCACATCTTTGTGTTCCGTAACCTCCGGCGAGTAGAGAAGAACCCCTGCCTGCCGCCGGAGTCATGGAGACGGAAGACACGTTTGAGCTTTGAGTTCTCCACTTGTATGATTCTTTTTGTGTTCCGTAACCTCCGGCGAGTAGAGAAGAACCCCTGCCTGCCGCCGGAGTCATGGAGACGGAAGACACGTTTGAGCTTTGAGTTCTCCACTTGTATGATTATCTTTGTGTTCCGTAACCTCCGGCGAGTAGAGAAGAACCCCTGCCTGCCGCCGGAGTCATGGACACGGAAGACACGTTTAAGCTTTGAGTTCTCCACTTGTATGTTTATCTTTGTGTTCCGTAACCTCCGGCGAGTAGAGAAGAACCCCTGCCTACCGCCGGAGTCATGGAGACGGAAGACACGTTTGAGCTTTGAGTTCTCCACTTGTATGATTATCTTTGTGTTCCGTAACGTCCGGCGAGTAGAGAAGAACCCATGCCTGCCGCCGGAGTCATGGAGACGGAAGACACGCTTAAGCTTTGAGTTCTCCACTTGTATGATTATTTTGAGAGGCTGTTTGTTTCATCAAAAACAAAATATCAAATGTATGTATTCTGCGCAATCTGAATATGGTAGGTATGATTATAATACAGACAAAGTCCAGGCCACATTTGTTCGTTCGAGGCATTAAAAGAGAGGGAAGTAAGATGTCATCGATAaaacatttattttttcttttttttatatttttaactacTGTGTGGCCAATTACTCTCAAATAACgattaaattaaaattgataccGTCAAAGCAATAAGCTATCGGATCCGGATCCTAACTGGGCAACTAAATTGGACCATCGTTCCCCCGACTCCTCCAGAAAGAGTGCGACACGAGGGAGAAGCAGGAAATGGAGGACTTGGACGAGGCGATGCGTGCTCAGTTCCCGCTCTCCTTCGGGAAGCCCTCCAAGCCCCAACCCCATACCTCTGGCGCCCACTCCGCCACGCGCCGGAGCACCTCTTCCGCTAACCCTGCCGCCTCCTTCCCGAACCCTAACCCTGACTCCCGGCCCGACCACGGCCCCCGCAGAGAGGTTTTCGAGCCTGGAAGGGCTGGTTCAAGCCGCGCCGCGGATGAGTCCAGGGTTTCGGCGGAGGACGAGGATGACGGCACCATGATcgggcctccgccgccgccgccgccgatggCAGCGGGGTCGGAGGAGGGGGATGACGGGTTGATAATCGGGCCACCGCGGCCCCCACCGTCGTCCTCGGAGCAAAATGATTCGGATGATGAGTCGGAGTCGTCCGAATTGGATGGCGATATGGAGGATTTGCCTCGGATTCCCCTCAGTAACGAGATCGTCCTCAAAGGGCATACTAAGGTATGGTTTTActctttgtagcttcttcttcgtTCGCATTTCTTCTTTTGAGAAATATCTTGCAAGAAGATCCTAAAGCATAAACCAAAAGAAAGTCTTAGctacaaatcaaataatattttctGGCTGTGCCAAGAGTCTCAACATCTTTGCCTGCCTATTGACAGCAAATTATACACTGTTTTTTAGCTTAACCAGAGAATTGGGTTATAATCGAAAATTAATAGAACATTATGCACATATTTTCTCAGCTTCTGGGAAGAAAATTGCAATAACGAGAAAGCGGTACACACACTTTAAAGGATTTTTATTAGCATCACTTGGAGTACCAATATGCAGTCCTTATAAGAAACAACtccttgtgtttgtgatataatatGCTTTGTTTGGCTTTTCCTGTGCTATCTGTTGCTTATTCAAAAAAAATCTGATGATTTTCCCCGTTATCTTTTGTTTATGCCTACCATGGAGTAGAAAGGTCAAATAaagtcattgtttgacaatattcATTAAAGAACACATTCAAATCGTCCGCTCTGTATAATCATTGTTTTTTTATTGCTAAATTAGTTCCCATGTTGATTCTCATTTAAACCTTTCATAAGTTCAACACTGATGAGTCAATGAGTCATATATCATGTTTTCTTAGTCAAGCTTTTTTAAAAGAATAAGAATATTGTGCTAGTAGAATATGAATATTCTAAATGATGGCTTCGTTAGTGTCTGTATGCTAGAGTCTTTTTAGCAATTAGATTTCAAAATAAATTGCAAGATTATTCCTGTGAAGCTAAGCTTTTGTTATGGCTTCAATCCATACATGTTTTAGTGCCTGActaattatttcttttttctGTAGGTTGTCTCAGCTCTTGCTGTTGATCATTCAGGATCAAGAGTCCTCACTGGTAGCTATGATTATACCGTCCGCATGTATGACTTCCAAGGAATGAATTCCAAGTTGCAATCTTTCAGACAACTGGAGCCATTTGAGGGACATCAAGTCCGAAGTTTAAGTTGGAGTCCAACCTCAGATCGTTTTTTGTGTGTAACAGGTTCTGCACAGGCTAAGGTAGATTCTGTCCTTAATCTACAAAGCAATCAGACCACTTTTGGGGATATTTAAAATATACAGCCCTTCTTTGACAAGAAATATAACCTGTATGTCAGATCTATGACCGAGATGGGCTTACCTTGGGTGAGTTTATAAAGGGAGACATGTATATACGTGACTTGAAGAACACCAAGGGGCATATATCAGGATTGACTGGTGGAGAATGGAACCCAAAATCAAAGGAGACTATTTTGACTTCTTCAGAAGATGGATCCTTGCGTATTTGGGATGTTGCCGACTTCAAAAGTCAAAAGCAGGTCTATGTTCCTCTTTTTACATTTACATTTGTAGCAGGCAAAAAACAAGAATTCAATTGATCTTTGTTCTTGCCTTGTGATCTCAAAGAACAATATTCAGTGTGTTTTTCTCAGACATCCAAAGAGTTTGCTACAACTGTAATATGGAACAATTTCCACGATTAGTACCTCATACTTTGATGAAATGCTTTTTTGTAAACAAGTCATAGTTTCAAATTCAGGAATTGTCTTTATTGTTGTTATCAATTCTTAGAAGtttgaaatattataattatatcttGAGCATGTGCTTGATCATGACAGTATAGTTTGGTTTGTAAGATGTTTTATGACCAATCTAAGAAGCTCTTTTATTTGCAGGTGATAAAACCCAAACTTGCCAGACCATTAAGAATTCCAGTTACTGCATGTGCTTGGGATCATGATGGCAAACGTATTGTTGGTGGCATTGGCGATGGATCAATACAGGTAGAAAGGCAGTTCAATTGGGGTCAGCCAACATTTTTTATAGAACTTCATCTTTTTATCCTTCGAACTTTGTGGGGCTTCAATTGCATCTCTTTTAAACTGTTAGTGTTTCTAATGGAGTTGCTTTCTCTTGCAGCTATGGAGCATAAAGCCAGGATGGGGAAGCAGACCAGATATTCATGTTGGCGATGCGCATAGTGATGATATTACTGGGCTTAAGTTTTCCACGGACGGGCAGGTACTTCTGTCGAGAAGCATGGATAGTACACTGAAGGTGATGTTACATTATTATTCAGATCAATCCAtagttgatgatttttttttacttttcatttatattttgcAAAAGTTTAGCTAAATAATTGGATGTTTGAATAGATATGGGATCTGCGCCAAATGCGAACACCTATTAAAGTATTTGCAGATCTTCCAAACCATTATGCTCAGACAAATGCTGCATTTAGTCCTGATGAGCAATTAATTTTCACTGGAACATCTGTTGAAAAAGAAGGCACATCTGGCGGTTTACTGTTCTTTTTTGACCGAAGGAAACTAGAGCTTGTATCACAGGTGGGGATATCTCCAACATACAGTGTTATACGTTGTACTTGGCATCCGAAGATTAACCAGGTTTGTTTTTGGTTCTAATCTTTGTGGTTGTTAAATGCAATTATCTATATCTGACTGTATATTTCTTAAATTAATTGTTTTAGAGAGGGTTTTGTGAATATACTATTGTATGATGCTGTTGGCTGTGGTTTCTGAAGGTTTTTGCAACAGTGGGGGACAAGAAAGAGGGTGGAACGCATATTCTGTATGATTCATCTGTAAGTCAGAGAGGAGCACTTGTATGTGTTGGACGAGCTCCAAGGAAAAAGTCTGTTGATGATTTCGAGGTGCAGCCAGTTATTCACAACCCACATGCGTTACCATTATTTAGAGATGCTCCCAGCCGCAAACGGCTAAGAGAAAAAGCATTAAAAGATCCCATGAAGTCACACAAGCCTGAACTTCCTGTCACTGGTCCAGGATTTGGTGGAAGAGTTGGAGTGACCAAAGGCAGTTTGTTGACTCAGTACCTTTTGAAGGCATGCGTTATTTGGTTAAACACCATTTctgttattttatttcttttacttGTTATCCTTGTTCTTGTTGCATGTATCAAGTTTTAATAATTATCATTGCAGCAAGGTGGTTTAATCAAAGAAACCTGGATGGATGAAGATCCAAGAGAGGCAATTCTTAAATATGCTGATGCTGCTGCAAAGGATCCTAAATTCATTGCCCCTGCATATGCAGAAACTCAACCAGAGCCTGTTTTTGCAAAGTCTGATTCCGAGGAAGAgaaatgagaggtacttttcttccctttccatgtaTTTTTTGAAGAGATGTATAATCTTTACCCTTGGGGTTGTCATTAAGTGTGCCAATTGCTTATAATATGGAGTATGCTCTTTCTAGTATCCAACAGATTTATTTTCAAATCCTCCTCTTTTTTCATTGTGTAAATTAATTGTTGGTATCCGTTATTCTTTTTTTCTGTTAATTTGGTTGGGAAACCTTTGAGCAATTCCCGCTATAAAAAATTCCTGCTAAAAGTTGAAAATGTTTtacataattaattatttattatttgtgaCTGATTTCTTATAATTCTCATGCTTTAATTTTCGAGTCTCTGATCCACAGTCATCACCTATTGTACAGTTCTTCAGGATGGAAACTTGCTTGCCTGATGTGGAGACTAATAGAAAGGCAACTccggaaaaaaaaaattgtcggATTTGTTGATGAACATCGATTTTAGAATCATCATCATCAGGCTTAACTAAAAGTGTCCTCGTTGGGATAAGAAGATAGACATTAATGCTTTCCATCTACAAACCAATTTGTCTTTATTCATTTAGAATTCAAGTTAGGCGAATGTGTGAAGTGAGGGCTGCATGCTGATTGAGATATCTAAAACCTAAAATTTGAGTGTCTTTTGCATCATGAACTGACTACAGTTGCCATCTGCCATTCTTATCTTATCTTGACTGACAAGTCAATTTGATAGCTGTAGGTAAGGTTTGATAGTTGTAGGCAAGGTTTAGTCCAACGACTTGTTCTGTGGTATATACCTCAAACTGGATGTATAAAGTTGAACTGTCATAGTTTTACCGTGACAAATAAGTCTGATGGTGTTGGATTTTTTGAAGAAATAatgctggttttttttttttttttttttttttctggatgtGGGTGGGTCGAAAGTTGGAATATATTGTTTTGTGAGACTGCTGTCATGAGAGATGATCTTCAGGTGACTGCACAAGATAGGTTCAACATGATCCATGTGAAATCCGAAGGTACTGATTAAGATGTTAGATAAGACAGTCTCTACTCTTTTAAGTTGTACAAAATGTAATTGAAGAATAAGACTGTTAATTGGCTAGCTAGATATACTAAGCTATAACTATATCGGTATTTTTTTTGGATTGGGGAGTGGCCGTATCATTTTTTGCATTCTAATCTACAGAGCTCCTTTTGTGTTTCTACTACTTAATAAATATATTTCTCTTTTGAAAACACAAAACTGATAAGTGTATTACAATTCTGTAGAACAATTCCAACAGGAACAGCGCTTAACTTCAATTTGGGATAGAGATGGTAAGTACATAGATGTAACATGAATGCAAAGTATAACAATTGTTTAATTGTATTTCATCAAGTTCAAATCGAGAAACTAGTTGAAGTTTGAAGGCTTATCTCTGGATTTTGCAGATAGGAGATGAAGGAATATGAGGGCTTGTGTTCatgtttgttttttctttcttcttttgaagCTGATGAGGGTCTTTTCCTCTGTACAAAATCTATGACATCGATTCTAAGACTTAACACGTAATATGAGGAATTCCAGATCCTACTCCAGCACATTTGGTTCTCTGAATTCATTTGATGTAGTAATCTTCTGATGAACATTCACACTTCATCTGTAGTAAATTTTCTGCTCTAGAGAGTCCAAAAATATCATGTAGATTAATAGATATCTGAACTGCAAGAAAATAGAGTAGGATTGTTGATTGCCATACATACTGTGATTCTGATACAATGAAAAGTAACATTAGGTTTCTAAAAGACCTAAAGACCAGATGgcctttgacaaaattgaatgtttTATCTCAGGTGTAGACTCAATTTTGCTTCATATCCATAAGTAGCCCAACATTATGATGATAGAGTCTTTTATCGACTGATGAGAGAGCATAGCAGTAAGAGTACCCACAATTATCATTTACAGATCACCTTTGATGTAGAGACAATACATGAAAAGATTAAGTTTCTGACCAACAAAAAGAGCATACCATATTTTATGTACCTGTTTATATTATTCTACAATAGAACTTAGCTTTCTTAGACAAACTCAAATTGAGATGGAATCACTCTGATATGTTGAGCAACATCTTGCAATTGATGTTAGTAACATTAATTTTGAGgagaaaacattaaaaaaatcattGAACAAAACTTTGAAATATTAGATAGTATAATTCAAATATAGCTGCTTGTCAGATTTATGAAAAATGGAGGATGTATGCAGCCTCACTTTTTGACAAATTGTAAGCCATTGGCTTGAGAGTACCTCTCCATGAACCTCATAAATCTATCCCATTCTCCGGGACTCCGCATCACATATTTGGCTTCGATTCTTGAAGGCTTTCCATTCACAAACTTGGCACTCACATCAACTGACTGGAGCACACCTTCCTCATCAATCATGAAGAATCCAGTGATGTCTCCGAGTTCACTTGATGAGTCAAAAACAGAAGGTTGGTCAAAACTAAATATTGCGACACCGTTTGTACCATCTCTCGATTTTGTTAGTCTCACATCTGGTACAGTCTGCTCATCAGTTCCTTGGATGAACTGAATCACTGGCTTGACCATCATCGTAGTCACCCTTGAATTATAAGAATTCCCCCCTCTTGGAATCACCTTTGGAGGAGGAATCCTTAAAGATATGCCACAGAAAGCAGAATGAGAAATTGGACGAGCAACAGTAGAGAGAGGTGCTATGCCTGTAAAACATCACAAAGTTCATTAACTAAAGAGGATTAAATGGAAACTTGAATAAGATATTTCACACTATCTATCCAAGCTATCCAAGAATTCTATCTATATTCAAAAATCAACTAAACAGTACAACTAATAGAATAATAAACAACCATCACAAGTACGGAAAAGCCGGTTAATATACAGGTGTAACTGTCAACCTGCTTCCATTATAAAGACCTCCTATACATGAACCTCCATGGCTACTTTCCAGAGTTATTGAGAAGATTCTTCCAAAATTTCTTGGTACTCTAAGGTCATGCTCAGAAAGAAATTTAACAAGCTGGGGATTTGAAGACTGGTAGCCAAATTGGATCGGCAAGGCATGAAGAAATAGAAAGGCCATTTTGCTTCTAACCAAGAAAGTTTGTTCCTAGTAATGTATACCAAGAAAAGGATTAAAACTTATAGAGATTCTGTACAATTTTAATCTGATCAACAAAAATTGGAATTTATGGACCAATATTTTGTGGTGCGACTACTGGTAATAACAGGACATAAGAATTTTGATTTAAGTCTACCAGATTTTAGTATAGTAGGAAGGGTATTTCATATTCATCTAAGGTATAGGCGATGATGCTCAGGTTAAAGCAATGATGCTATCATATAAGGGAAGTGGGAAAAGGAAAGACATCTGAAAATCCTGCACCACCAGATGAAGATTAAGATTTATCAACTTAAAAACtgcaaaaataattaaatttatccATTTCTTAGTCAAAACTATGCATAGCTACGCAACTTCAGTTACATTTATACTAATGAATGTATGTGCAGATTATGGTACTCTTCATAAGCACTTGAAAGTTTGACATTCGAGTGTAGTATCTGGCACTCGGAGCAAGAAGCCTGAGATTTTAACACTAAGCAAAACCAAGGAGTGCCTTTACTGCAAAATACATCGAACTGCAGGTGCTTGTGTTTTCATTCAAACACTTTGATATACTGAAGTTAATACAAGAGGAAGGGCTGGGTATTTGAGGATATCACTTTGGCAATCATTCTTTCTTTTATCCCTACAAactagaagaaaaaaagaacCTGTAAAACAAGGCATCTCATTATATTTATTGTTATAATTACTTGAAAATTTCTGACACCTTGTATGAAAAACAATTGCTTCATAACTTTTGGTATAATAACTCGAAAAGCTCTCTTTCAGAGCATCACAAGTTCAGATTAAGGAAATGTAGAAGGAACTAATTGAAAAGGAAGAGTGGGAGGGTGGAACAACAACTTTGGTATGATTTTTGCAGCCTGTAAATTGTTAAATCTATAAACTGCACCCACTAAATTGTTTATTTATCTTATAAGCAACATAAAATTTCTCCTTTCCTACTCCCACTGTAGCATTATC belongs to Musa acuminata AAA Group cultivar baxijiao chromosome BXJ3-5, Cavendish_Baxijiao_AAA, whole genome shotgun sequence and includes:
- the LOC135638829 gene encoding uncharacterized protein LOC135638829, producing the protein MEDLDEAMRAQFPLSFGKPSKPQPHTSGAHSATRRSTSSANPAASFPNPNPDSRPDHGPRREVFEPGRAGSSRAADESRVSAEDEDDGTMIGPPPPPPPMAAGSEEGDDGLIIGPPRPPPSSSEQNDSDDESESSELDGDMEDLPRIPLSNEIVLKGHTKVVSALAVDHSGSRVLTGSYDYTVRMYDFQGMNSKLQSFRQLEPFEGHQVRSLSWSPTSDRFLCVTGSAQAKIYDRDGLTLGEFIKGDMYIRDLKNTKGHISGLTGGEWNPKSKETILTSSEDGSLRIWDVADFKSQKQVIKPKLARPLRIPVTACAWDHDGKRIVGGIGDGSIQLWSIKPGWGSRPDIHVGDAHSDDITGLKFSTDGQVLLSRSMDSTLKIWDLRQMRTPIKVFADLPNHYAQTNAAFSPDEQLIFTGTSVEKEGTSGGLLFFFDRRKLELVSQVGISPTYSVIRCTWHPKINQVFATVGDKKEGGTHILYDSSVSQRGALVCVGRAPRKKSVDDFEVQPVIHNPHALPLFRDAPSRKRLREKALKDPMKSHKPELPVTGPGFGGRVGVTKGSLLTQYLLKQGGLIKETWMDEDPREAILKYADAAAKDPKFIAPAYAETQPEPVFAKSDSEEEK
- the LOC103985664 gene encoding photosystem II reaction center PSB28 protein, chloroplastic-like; the protein is MSAVHFVAVSSSAISKCPKNHHSLPGIAPLSTVARPISHSAFCGISLRIPPPKVIPRGGNSYNSRVTTMMVKPVIQFIQGTDEQTVPDVRLTKSRDGTNGVAIFSFDQPSVFDSSSELGDITGFFMIDEEGVLQSVDVSAKFVNGKPSRIEAKYVMRSPGEWDRFMRFMERYSQANGLQFVKK